TGATCTGCAGATTGATCTCGAAGTGCGGATGGGTAAGGGCTATGTTACAGCAGATATGCACGAAAATATAGGTGATGAAATTGGAGTTATCAATCTGGATGCTTCATTTTCTCCGGTAAAAAAAGTTGCTTATACTGTTGAGCAAGCAAGAGTTGGGCAGATGACCAACTATGACAAACTGATACTTGAGATATGGACTGATGGATCAGTGCGTCCTGAAGATTCACTTTCCTACAGTGCGAAAATTTTGAAAGATCAGCTTTCAGTTTTTATCAACTTTGATGAAAAAGAAATAGATCCTATTACCATACCCAAGCCAACCAGTGGCGATGAAATTGATCCTCAACTATTTAAAACCATTGAAGAGCTTGAGTTACCAGTAAGAGCCAGTAACTGTCTGCGAAACGCAGGAATAAAGCTGGTTGGCGAACTTGTCCAGAAGTCCGAGCATGATCTTTTAAAGACCAAAAATTTTGGGCGTAAATCCTTAGAAGATATACGACGAGTTTTAGAGAATATGGGACTTAGTTTTGAAACGCCTGTAGATAATTTCGAGGAAAAATACCAAGAATGGCAAAAAAGGAAAGAGGACGATGAGACATAGAAAATCAGGAAAAAAACTCGGGCGTACCTGGGAGCATAGAAAGGCCATGTTTAGAAATATGGCTAAATCACTTATTACCCATGAGAAAATTAAGACTACTTTCCCCAAGGCAAAAGAACTTTCTAAAATAGTTGACAAGTTGATTACACTTGCTATCCGAAATGATCTGAGCTCCAGACGGCAAGCTTATAAAGTCCTGGGAAATCACAGTTTAGTTAAGCGCCTTTTTGATGAAATTGGCCCTAAATTTTCCCATGCTGGCGGAGGATATACCAGAGTAGTCAAATTTGCTACACCAAGAGTAGGTGACAGTGCAAGCATGGCAGTAATTGAGTTTGCCTACCCTGAGACTGAGCAGAAAGAATCTGTTCAATCAACAAAGCAAATACCAGCTCCAGTGGCTAAAGATTCGCAAGAAAGTGAACCTGCAGCATCTGAAGCTCCCGCATCCGATGCTTCCGTACCAGAACCTGCGACTGACCCTCAAACAGAACCATCACAGTCTGCAACTGAACAAGATCTTCAGGAATCTTCTCAGCCTGAAGAACTTAAGACGCAGGAATCTGAAGAAAGTTCTGATAATGAGCAGGAAAGTGACAAACCTCAGGATACACTAACTGGTGAACAGGAAGAACCAAAAACTCAAGACAGCGAAGAAACTGAGAAAAAAATATAATTTTTGATAATAAATCTTTAAAAAGGGAAGGATATTAACTTCCCTTTTTTTATGTTTTTAATTATTGATATTGTCTATTCTTTCTATTTGCATATCGGCCACATGGAGAAACGCTTACAAGTAACTGGAGTCGTTTTGCCAATAAAATCAGACGGTTACAGTTTTCACATTTTTACGATTTTTGCCTATGATACATGAACATTTGCCAGAAAATTTCCGTCAAAGATGGGAACTTTGAGCCTGGCACAGGGACTGTCCCTCGCTGTGTAAATTTTATCATTAAATCAATTTCTACCAGGAACCAATGCAGCATCAGTCTTGTTTGTAGCACCTCGCGGGGACTGTCCCAATTTTCAGAAAAGTGACAGACTCGTAAAGTTACTCACACGTTTGGTCCCGGTCCGCCCGGGTGAGGAGCTTCTAAGTAACTACAATCGTATATCTAATAAAATCAAAAGATTATATTTTTCATGTTTTTGCGATTTTTGCTTTGATTGATGAACATTTGCCAGAAAATTTCCGTCAAAGATGGGAGCTTTGCGCCTGGCACAGGGACTGTCCCTCGCTGTGTAAATTTTATCATTAAATCAATTTCTACCAGGAACCAATGCAGCATCAGTCTTGTTTGTAGCACCTCGCGGGGACTGTCCCAATTTTCAGAAAAGTGACAGACTCGTAAAGTTACTCACAAGTTCGGTCCCGGTCCGCCCGGGTGAGGAGCTTCTAAGTAACTACAATCGTATATGTTATAAATTCAAAGTATTATGATTCTGTCATACATATTGCTTCGGTCGCTTAGGCTCCTTCGTGGGTGACAGGTTTTCAGCAACCACAACCCTGCCAGCTCAGGTGTCATTGCGAGCGAGTCTTCGAGCGCGGCAATCTCTAACGCGTTGAGGATATTTCAAGTTACTCATAGGTTCGGTCCCGGCCCCCCCGAGTGAAGAGCTTACAAGTAGCTATGGTCGTTTTTCTAATAAAATCAGATGGTTATATTTTTCATGTTTTTGCGATTTTTGCTTTGATTGATGCACATTTGCCAGATAAGTTCCGTCAAAGATGAGAGCTTTACGCCTGGCACAGCCTCCTGCCCGGTGGCTTACAGCCCGGAGGGGGACTGTCCCTCGCTGTGTAAATTTTTCCTTTGAATCAAATCTCTACCAGAAACCAATGCAGTATCAATCTTTTTAATAGTACCTCGCGGGGACTGTCCCAATGTCCAAATACGGGACTGTTCTTCAATGTGGAGGCGGCTTCCAGCCGCCTGGAATTAAATAGCCTGCAGGATGCAGGCTCCACTTTAAAGGCAGTTACTCACAGCTTACGTCCAGGCCTCCCGGTTGAGGACCTTATTACTCGTTAATTAATAATAAGTTAAAAAATATCTATGGATTTTAGAAAACTACAAGCATTTGCCAGTGTATATGAATTACAGAGCTTTTCCAAAGCCGCCCAGGAGCTATATCTATCTCAGCCAACTGTAAGTACTCATGTCTCAAGCTTAGAAACAGAACTGGGTATCAAACTTTTTGATCGTATTGGCAGAAAGGTACTTCCAACTCAGGCTGGCCAGATATTGTACTCAGGTGTCAGTAAGATTTTTAAAACTCTGGAACAGACAAAATCTGATGTCCAGGACCTTGTAAACGAGGTTCAGGGCGTTGTTGTCATTGGAGGAAGCACCATTCCATCAACCTATTTGTTGCCCGATGTTATAGCAAGCTACAGACGTCAATATTCAAAGGTGCAAGTAGATTTGAGAATTGGTGACTCCATAAGTATATGCAGAAAGGTCCTTGATGGAGATCTTGATTTCGGAATAGTCGGTGGCTTTGTAGACCATTTTGACCTTGAGCATGAGCTGCTAACTAAGGACAAACTTTACCTTGTTAAGAGTACTTCATTTGAAATAGATTACTCCCGACTTACAGATATGCAATATTTTGCCGGGTTGCCCTGGGTTCTCAGGGAAAAGGGATCCGGTACCAGACAAGCCTTTGAACATGCCCTGCTGGATATGAATACTTCAGTAAAAGATATCAATGTAACAACCCTTGTTCATTCTACTGAAGCCCTGGTTCGCTGTATTCTGGCGGGTGCCGGGCTTGGCGTAACTTCCAAACTTGCTGTTCAAAGTTACATTGAAGCAGGTCTTATGGAAAAAATTGAACTCAGCAGCTTAGAAATTAAACGTAATTTTTATATTATCAAACATCGCCGCAGAACATTATTTACATGCTCAACAAGCCTTTTAAGTTGCCTCAAAAACCACCTGGCATCACAAGCTTAGAACTCTGAGTAAATTGATTTTTATTTATACAAGTTCAGACAGTCAGGTGGTCAACTTGCTGGCCGTGATAACTTATGTAATCTCATGTCAAATCTATCTGTATTAATTGCAGGAAGGCAATATGAAATTTCTGCTGATCCTGTTCAGACAATTATTCAGAATCTATATCTGAGCGGCATGCTGCAGGGAATCTCACTGTGTGCTGGTGTTGGTATGTGCGGTCAATGCACAGTGCGCTATGTAAATACCCCTCCTGTGCCTGCAAATAAAGATCTGAATTACTTTACAACAACGAAATTAAGGCAGGGATATCGGCTTGGTTGTGTGCATTTCCCGGCATCCGGTGATGAGATTGAGTTTTTTGGCAAACCAAAGCTCTGCCAGGTTATTTTGTCTTCAAAAGCCAGGGTAGGTGCTCTGGGGATTGATATAGGGACAACTGCCTTAAAATGGGCTGCGCTGCATGATGATGGTGTTCAGAGTATTGGTCAATGCGTAAATCCTCAGATGGGATCTGGTTCGGATATCATGTCCAGACTGTCTTTTGCAGGTTCCAGTGCTTCAAACGCTGACTACCTCAGTAAAGTTTTAAGAAATGAAGTGATGAAGATAATTACAGAGTCGGATCCTGCACGGGACAGGATCTGCCTTACTGGAAATCCTGCCATGATCTATACATTAATGTCCTTCAATATTTCAGGGCTTTCAGTCTCGCCATATACTCTCGATTATTCAGGGTCCTGCACCGAACAGCTTGAAAATAATGGTGCAAAAGTATATATTCCAAGTATTTTTTCTCCATTTGTCGGGGCAGATATAAGCGCTGGACTGACTTACATTCTTGAGAAAAAAAATCCTGTCTATCCCTTTGTGCTGGCAGACTTTGGTACCAACGGCGAACTTGTGCTGGCGTTGTCCCAGCGTGAGTTTTTCAGCACAAGCGTTGCCCTTGGGCCTGCCCTGGAAGGGGTAGGGCTGCGGTTTGGAAGCCCATACTCTCCAGGGGTTTGTCCGGGATTTGTTCTTACCGGTAAGGGACTTGAGCCGGAAACACACTGGGATGGCAGCAGGCTATCAGGCAGTGGATACATCTCTCTTTTGAGCCATTTAATCAGGCTGGTACTCCTGAATGAATCCGGCCACTTTGCAAGTGATCTGTCTCCTCTTTGCAAAAAATTAGGCATATCCATAAAAGACGGGCGTCTCAGGCTGGGAGCAGAGTTTTTTCTTGACGGGCACGCGGTGGAAGAAATTTTAAAGGTAAAGGCTGCCTTTACTGCAGGTCTGGCCTTTCTGTGTGCCAGTGCAGGTCTTTTGCCAGAAAATCTCAAAGTAATTTATATTGCAGGTGCTCTGGGCACCCATACCAAAGCTGCAGATCTGGAAACACTGGGCTTTTTTCCCAAAGGGGCAGCTCATAAAATAAAAGGCCTGGGCAATACTTCCCTGCAAGGGGCACTGCTTATGGCATCAAGAGATGACTTGAGAACCGCAAATCAAAAATTGCAGGGAATGGTCAGGAATTTAAGTATGGCTGATAAGCCGGGATATCTTGAAAAGGAATTCATCCGTCATATGATGTTCGCTTATCCCAAAGAAGTACATTAACTCTGAAAATGAAATACATTGACCTGGGTCTGATCAGTTATGACCAAGCTTTAAAGCTTCAGCTGCAGGCTGTTGATGAGGTTCGTACTACAGGCAAGTCCATTGTTTTTTTTCTTGAGCATCCCCCGGTTATAACCATGGGGCGCAACAGTTCACTGAACCATCTTTTAATTGAAAAAAAAAGACTGCATGCTCTTGGGGTTGAACTGATTAAATCTTCAAGAGGCGGTGACATTACCTGTCATTTCCCCGGACAGCTTGTGGTGTACCCAGTAACACCTCTTCCCAAAATAGCGGGTGGAATACGCTGCTTTTTTCATTCTCTTGAGCATGCTGTGATAAATACATTGAAAAAATACGACATCACCTCGTTCCGTCAGCCTGATCATTCAGGGGTATTTACTGACAGAGGTAAAATTGCATCCATTGGCATTGGTGTAAAAAGGTGGGTTTCGTATCATGGCCTGGCTTTAAATGTCTGCAGTGATCTGAAGTTGTTTGATCTGATAAATCCTTGTGGTCATAAGGGTCAGCAAATGACCAGTATAGGGCTCGAATTAAGAGCGAATAAGCCTGACATGCAGATGATCAAAAGGGATATGTATCTCGAGATGAAAAAGATAACAGTCAGTTGCTCTTAAAAGTTTTATTGTCCTGCACATTGCTGTATGTCATAACTATTTTGGAGTTAAAACCCTATTGTTACGGTCTGGCACGGGGACTGTCCCTGGTTTCGGGACTGTTTCCAATTGACTTTTCAGAAACGCCTGATGCTCCCCATTATTCTGCAGAAAGTTTTGGCTTTTCACCCTGCATAATGACATAAATTCACAGTATCTGCAGGTTTTGTTGCCTGGTTGAGCAACAGGGTCGACTATTGCAAGTCCCTGTTTTATTTCTGCAGCTGTTTCTTCAAGTCTGTTTTTCCATTGATGAAAAATATCTGCCATGTCAACCTTGTCAAGCTTTTCAGGTGAATACAGTGTGTTGCCCTGTTTTGGCAGTTCAGATTCAGCAACAATACCATGGAATTTACATTGTTTGGGATTAACCTGGGCAATGACTGCAGCACTGGGCTGGGTACCTGTAGCCTGGGCATATATGGGCAATTGAGGTTCAATGAGGCGCTCTGCCATCCACAGCCTTTTGATGGAGTCAATGTTTGCACCGGTCTTATAGTCCATCACTATCTGCCTTCCGTCTGTCAGTTCATCCACCCGGTCCAGTCTGGTTTTGAGTATAAGAGAACTGATGGTCACGTTTTCATCATGTTCCAGCCTGACGGTTGTAAATTCAGGTCGATCAAGCTCTTTTTGCAGCCATTGCAGAAGAACCTTCTCAAGTCTTGCCTGTTCCATTGTTTTGAACTCATGGCTTAATAGTACATGTTCAACCTCAGAAAAATTCTTTACACTTTCAGAGCAAACTGTCTTAATCAGAGAGAGCAGGTCATTGTTCTGCTCCAGTTCCTTAAGCTCTTCAAGGGAGTCAGCCTCCTGCCACAATAACATTAGCGCCATGTGTACAAGAGTGCCTCGCGCTGCATTGCTTAAGGCAAATAATGGCTCATCAAGGTAAGATGCGTTGAGTCTCAGGGATACATAGCCCTTAAACGGACATAGAGCCTGATCTTTGAATGCCTGTATGCCTTTAAAAATTTTTGGGGATTTCAGATCATGTCCATAATCATCTATAATCTTTTCCAGTTCAGAGCGTTCTAAGTAAATCTGATGTAAAGGGGTGAATTCAGCCTGAGGATGCATTTGCGGTTGTACGCTCTTCAAGTCTGAAAGAAGCGGACTGGGGATGATTTCCCGGTCATCCTCACGGGTGCTGTAGCTGAAAGTTACTCGCGGTGCAGATGTTTGTAATGAATTCATAATCTGACAGGCAAGCTCAAGTTCAATCATGGGCGATGCGCCAGGTGTTTTATATTTTCTCTGCAGATGTACAGGCAGCAGAGGATTGGGTTTTGCCGGAGCCGGAAGCACATCAGCATTCAAGTTCATTACCCATAAATGATCAAAGTTTAAACCGATAGCTTCCAGCATCCCGAGAATCTGCACAGGTGCTTCACTGGTTTCAGGCTGAAATACTTTCTTGTGCAGAAATTTTTCAAGGTGATTCAAGGCTTCACTAAGGTCAGATTCTTGGAGCACAATTTCTAAAGATGCCAGTTGGGACAATTCGTCCTTAAAAGCCTGAAAAGTCTGATATTCAAAGCTGTTTAAGGGGCGCTCGTCAGGCCAGCCTGCAAACTCAAGAAGTCTGGAGATGACGGAAGCCCATCCTGCAGGGCTTTGATATTCAGGCTCACTGGCAAGGAAGCGTAGAGATTTTGCAAATAAATCTGCAAACAAGGGTGAATAATGACTGCCCGAAGTGACGGCTGCATCCAGTACCCACTGTCTGTGCCTCCAGGGTTGGGATCCCTTGCGCGTCAGAGCATCGAGGGCAGCCCTGGAGTGCATCTCTACTGCACCTCCACGGATAAATGATGAACGTAAAAGAGTGCTTAGCAAGTTAATATCCCATTGGGCACTGTTCAGCATTTTCAGGTAGATCATGGCTGTGTTTACAAGAGGATACGAAGAAAGAGGGCTGCCAAGAGAAACGTTAAAGGCCCGGGCTTCAGGTTCTGAAAAGGATAGCAGGTTTTCAGGGTGGAAGACATGGTCAAAAATTCCCATGATCTGCTCTTTCCTGCTTTCTAAGGCAGGCACTACGATGCCGACTTTTTTGTCTGGATCATCCTGGATTATTTTCAGTGCGTGTCGGGCAACATGGGTTGCTTCATCTTCAAACTCCGGGAACCGGGTCTGCAGAATGTTGATTTGATTAACATCCAGTTTCAGTTCATGGATGGTCACACCCATTTTTGTCAGAAATTGTAAAAAGTCCTGACTGGCAGGATCCAGTTGGATAAATCCAGATAATATTAAGTGATGAAAATCAAAATCTGGACAGTGTTTCAGGGAGAGAAGGTAATCAGGCAAAGACGCACTTGTGATCAGATTTTTCTCAGTACAGGTTTTTTGAAAAAGACTTGTCCACTGAACAAATAATTGAATTTCCCGGTCGATACACTCTTGTACTTCCTCCCATGGCAAGCGGTACCGGTTAGTTATGGTTAGAGCCTTAGACGCTGTTTCAGCAATGCTGTGAAGTCCCAGCAGGCCATGCTCTGGATTAGCTTCTGTAATTACCTGTTCCCATAATATAAGTTCCTGTTCATCAGAGAGAACAAAAGGCCTGTCTTTTGTTTCTTCAAGGCTGGAAAAGATTCTGAACAGCCACGATGAAAAAGGAATGATGTCCGGAGTTTCCCACGCGGCTTTGTTGTTTTGAAGCTGAAGCTCACCGAACATGAAGTGCAGGTGCCTTGACAGTCTGTTGGTAGCTGTAGCCAGCACTGTTCCTGATTCCATGAGCAGGGCGGCCTTAGGAAAATTGATCTCAGGCAAGTTCATATAATTCAACCATATTATTTTCAGGAATATTCATGGCCAGGTCAATCAGGTGGCGGTGGTGAGTAAAGAAAAACACCTGGGTTTTATCTGCCATTTGCGAAAGAGTAGAGAGTGTCCTGGAGGATCGTTCATTATCAAAATGGACCAGAATATCATCTGCCATAAAGGGAAAAGCAGGATTTTCATCAAGATATCTGTAAATACCGCTGAGACGCAGGGCCAGAAACAACTGGTCCCGGGTTCCATCGCTGAGCTCTTCCACCAGCAGTCCTGATCCTGATGGTTTTACAGCCTTGATAACCGGCTCGCCTTTTTCATCATAATCAGCCATGATGCTCTTGAAGGCCCCAAGAGTAATCTCTTGAAAAATTTGTCCTGCTTTTTCCAGAACTGGTCCCTGATTGGCTGATCTGTATCGCTCAATTTCAGCAGCCATGATGTCAGATGCCAGTTTCAGAGTCACATAGTGCTGGACATTGTCTTCGAGAATAGCTTTTTGTTCAGCAATCTGCTGCTCCAGTTCAGGTACATCTGATGAGCCATCCATGCTTTTGAGTTTCAATTCATTTTCTGTAATTTTTATGATCAACGGTTCTAACTGGGATTTTTTTTCAGCCCGGTGATCTTTGATTCCGGAAATAATGCCTGAAAGCTCATCAATATCAAACTCCAAAGCTTTAGCCATAAACTGTTTCAGGGATTCTCCGGCTGAAAGTTCACGCAATTGGGAGCTTAAATGTTTAAGCTCAGATTCAAGTTCTTTTTTGAGAGCTGATTTATGTTCCACATCGGGAAGTTCAACAGGATCTGAGACCATGGCTTCCTGCATCAGAATTGCAAGTTCACCATTGAGTACTCGTATCTCTTTATTAGCCTGAGTGCTTTTTTGCTGGACCTCCTGAAGCCGGGTCTCCAGGTCCTTTTTCCGGCGCAGCTGTTCCTGCTCAGATTTGAGAGTCTGGTATATGTTGCCAAGTATCATCTCTGGAGCACTGGAAGTTTCATCACTCAGACCTGTCTGCTCTAAGAGATCACTGGTCTGCCGGGCAAATTCGCTGCATTTTTTCTCTTCACCCTGTTTTTGAGTCTTAAGTTTGTCAATTTGAGTCAGCGCCTGAAATATTTCCTGGCGGATACTAATTTCATCACGGGCCTCCTCTGGATCCTGCCCGGGATCAATATTCAGCCTCGACATGGTCTTATGCCATTTTGCCTGATTTTTTTCCAGCTGACCTGTCAGCTCATCTTTTTTTTGCTCAAGCTTGCGCAGTTTTTTTTGAATATTATTTTGATGGTATTCAAGGTTCTGTTTGTCAGTAACAAGTTTCTGAGCATTTTCACGAACAGTACTTAGCAAAAGCGACAAGCTTTCAAGTTGAATATCATCCGGAATTTTCTGGTCCATATCGCGCATTTTTTGAGCAGCATCTGTTGTGATTGTCTGTATCTGGTTCTGGACTGTTTGCATATCTAAAGATTTGCTGTGCAGATCTTGAGCCTGGATCAGTATTTCCTTGACCTTAGAAGTCCAGGCACCCATTTCTCTCGGGGAAAGGGGGCTGATTTTTAAAGGGGTCCAGAGCTCTGTCCATTCTGTCATAGCCTGCTGGTATTCAAGCTCTTTCTGGTGCAGAGCAGCCTCCTGACGGTGCTTTGTATTTTGAAGGTTTTGAATTTCAAGCAAAAGACCGGCCCTGGAAGCCACCTGATCAGCATTTTTCAGCAAAGTGTCAGCGATTTCATCTGCGCGTGAAATGGAGTACTCAAACCCTGTACTTAAATTATCAGCACCTGTAACATCAAGAAATTTCCGTTTTTTTTCCTGCTCCTGGATATTGTTGAGCCATATGGATTTTATGATTTCCCAGCCCTGGGACCTGAGCGCTCTGGCTTTGCTTAAAGCGTCAGGGTCTGGCAGGCTCTGGTCCGGGTCCAGGCTGTTAAGGCGCCATTGAACCTGTTCCATGCGTTGCTCAGTGTCGTTCATTTCCTTTAGAGCGTAGTCCATGTCCTGCCGGGCCTGTGTAATTTTCTGGTCATGAACATCAATGGTTTCTGCCAGGGGCAGGGTGAGTTCTGTCAGTTGTTCAAGATCACCATCCCATAGCTGCAGCGTCTTTAAATCATTATTTATACGTGTTGTGAGTTTCTTAATTCTGGACTGAGCCTGCTTTTGCTGATCCTGCAGTTCCCGGGCCCTGGACAGGCTGTCCGACAGAGAGTCCAATTGTTTTATGTCCGGCACAGAAGGGAAACTATCAAGTTGCTGGCTGCAGGTGGTCTGGTCTTGTTGTGTTTCCTGGATATCGCGCGCAATCTGGTCCAGGCTTTCAGTATTCATGGCAAGATCCTTGACCAGCTTTTCCACTGCCCGCACCTGTCTGTGGTCAATCCTGAACTCCTCTGTGTTGAAATCGTCAATCTGTCTTGAGAGAAAAGCTGATTTTTCCTCCAGAAGCTTTGTTTGCAGATTTATTTCCAGTTCAATGGATGAAATATTTTCTCTGGAATCGGAAATGCCGGAAATTTTTTGATACAGGTGCTCTATTGCGGGAGCAAGTCCAATGATATGATTATTGACTGTCAGGCTGGAAAGTTGCCGGGAATATTCATGGGCATCCTTTTCCAGGTTGTCCTTATCCTGGATCAGACTATTTATTCGGGTCTGGATTCTCGTGCGCTTAGATGTAAAATCCGAGCTGAGTTTCGGGATATTAATCAAATCGGCAAGCTGTCCGCTGATGTGGGTATGTTTTGATATATGGGGCAAAGCCTTGTAGATCCTGTCATATCCGTGCAGCTTTGCCTCAAGATCACTTATTTCCTGTTCCAGGGCCTGTCTGTCTTTGTAGAGGTCTGAAAGTATGGATTTAATTTTATTCCAGTCTTCAGGCCTGGTGGTTTTGTCCATAAGTTTTTTATTCAGTTCGCTGATGTTTTGAATATTCTGCCAGACTGGCCTGGAATGAGCCCTTGGCTTGAATAGAGCATCAGCCTGCCTGCGCAGGGTATCAAGGACTGATCTGAGGCTGTTTACACCTGATGCAGCCGCAAACAGAGTCTCACCGAGATGTCCACCAGCCTTGAATATTTCCTGCGCGCCATGCCGTACGTTTTCATGGTCCAGGCCAAACATGTTGGCATACATATCCCGGCTCAGACCAGACATAATGCGGTTCAAAGTTTCGGGCAGCACGGCCTGACCATTTTGATCCACAAGATCGTTGGTCTTGCGCTTA
The Desulfonatronovibrio magnus DNA segment above includes these coding regions:
- a CDS encoding DNA-directed RNA polymerase subunit alpha, whose product is MIIRSGDKLINTRNWATLEKPDQLIKDNKSTEKYGKFVCEPLERGFGTTLGNALRRVLLSSLQGAAIVAVKIQNAQHEFTTIEGIVEDVTDIVLNLKQVRFIMTRDEPQKLKLIANEKGNVTASAIAGNQNVSVLNTEQHIATMTQDIDLQIDLEVRMGKGYVTADMHENIGDEIGVINLDASFSPVKKVAYTVEQARVGQMTNYDKLILEIWTDGSVRPEDSLSYSAKILKDQLSVFINFDEKEIDPITIPKPTSGDEIDPQLFKTIEELELPVRASNCLRNAGIKLVGELVQKSEHDLLKTKNFGRKSLEDIRRVLENMGLSFETPVDNFEEKYQEWQKRKEDDET
- the rplQ gene encoding 50S ribosomal protein L17; translation: MRHRKSGKKLGRTWEHRKAMFRNMAKSLITHEKIKTTFPKAKELSKIVDKLITLAIRNDLSSRRQAYKVLGNHSLVKRLFDEIGPKFSHAGGGYTRVVKFATPRVGDSASMAVIEFAYPETEQKESVQSTKQIPAPVAKDSQESEPAASEAPASDASVPEPATDPQTEPSQSATEQDLQESSQPEELKTQESEESSDNEQESDKPQDTLTGEQEEPKTQDSEETEKKI
- a CDS encoding selenium metabolism-associated LysR family transcriptional regulator produces the protein MDFRKLQAFASVYELQSFSKAAQELYLSQPTVSTHVSSLETELGIKLFDRIGRKVLPTQAGQILYSGVSKIFKTLEQTKSDVQDLVNEVQGVVVIGGSTIPSTYLLPDVIASYRRQYSKVQVDLRIGDSISICRKVLDGDLDFGIVGGFVDHFDLEHELLTKDKLYLVKSTSFEIDYSRLTDMQYFAGLPWVLREKGSGTRQAFEHALLDMNTSVKDINVTTLVHSTEALVRCILAGAGLGVTSKLAVQSYIEAGLMEKIELSSLEIKRNFYIIKHRRRTLFTCSTSLLSCLKNHLASQA
- a CDS encoding ASKHA domain-containing protein → MSNLSVLIAGRQYEISADPVQTIIQNLYLSGMLQGISLCAGVGMCGQCTVRYVNTPPVPANKDLNYFTTTKLRQGYRLGCVHFPASGDEIEFFGKPKLCQVILSSKARVGALGIDIGTTALKWAALHDDGVQSIGQCVNPQMGSGSDIMSRLSFAGSSASNADYLSKVLRNEVMKIITESDPARDRICLTGNPAMIYTLMSFNISGLSVSPYTLDYSGSCTEQLENNGAKVYIPSIFSPFVGADISAGLTYILEKKNPVYPFVLADFGTNGELVLALSQREFFSTSVALGPALEGVGLRFGSPYSPGVCPGFVLTGKGLEPETHWDGSRLSGSGYISLLSHLIRLVLLNESGHFASDLSPLCKKLGISIKDGRLRLGAEFFLDGHAVEEILKVKAAFTAGLAFLCASAGLLPENLKVIYIAGALGTHTKAADLETLGFFPKGAAHKIKGLGNTSLQGALLMASRDDLRTANQKLQGMVRNLSMADKPGYLEKEFIRHMMFAYPKEVH
- the lipB gene encoding lipoyl(octanoyl) transferase LipB, with amino-acid sequence MKYIDLGLISYDQALKLQLQAVDEVRTTGKSIVFFLEHPPVITMGRNSSLNHLLIEKKRLHALGVELIKSSRGGDITCHFPGQLVVYPVTPLPKIAGGIRCFFHSLEHAVINTLKKYDITSFRQPDHSGVFTDRGKIASIGIGVKRWVSYHGLALNVCSDLKLFDLINPCGHKGQQMTSIGLELRANKPDMQMIKRDMYLEMKKITVSCS
- a CDS encoding PD-(D/E)XK nuclease family protein; this encodes MNLPEINFPKAALLMESGTVLATATNRLSRHLHFMFGELQLQNNKAAWETPDIIPFSSWLFRIFSSLEETKDRPFVLSDEQELILWEQVITEANPEHGLLGLHSIAETASKALTITNRYRLPWEEVQECIDREIQLFVQWTSLFQKTCTEKNLITSASLPDYLLSLKHCPDFDFHHLILSGFIQLDPASQDFLQFLTKMGVTIHELKLDVNQINILQTRFPEFEDEATHVARHALKIIQDDPDKKVGIVVPALESRKEQIMGIFDHVFHPENLLSFSEPEARAFNVSLGSPLSSYPLVNTAMIYLKMLNSAQWDINLLSTLLRSSFIRGGAVEMHSRAALDALTRKGSQPWRHRQWVLDAAVTSGSHYSPLFADLFAKSLRFLASEPEYQSPAGWASVISRLLEFAGWPDERPLNSFEYQTFQAFKDELSQLASLEIVLQESDLSEALNHLEKFLHKKVFQPETSEAPVQILGMLEAIGLNFDHLWVMNLNADVLPAPAKPNPLLPVHLQRKYKTPGASPMIELELACQIMNSLQTSAPRVTFSYSTREDDREIIPSPLLSDLKSVQPQMHPQAEFTPLHQIYLERSELEKIIDDYGHDLKSPKIFKGIQAFKDQALCPFKGYVSLRLNASYLDEPLFALSNAARGTLVHMALMLLWQEADSLEELKELEQNNDLLSLIKTVCSESVKNFSEVEHVLLSHEFKTMEQARLEKVLLQWLQKELDRPEFTTVRLEHDENVTISSLILKTRLDRVDELTDGRQIVMDYKTGANIDSIKRLWMAERLIEPQLPIYAQATGTQPSAAVIAQVNPKQCKFHGIVAESELPKQGNTLYSPEKLDKVDMADIFHQWKNRLEETAAEIKQGLAIVDPVAQPGNKTCRYCEFMSLCRVKSQNFLQNNGEHQAFLKSQLETVPKPGTVPVPDRNNRVLTPK
- a CDS encoding YhaN family protein is translated as MRINKIVLQAYGHFTDKTIDFTGQDKKLNIIFGPNEAGKSTVMRALDAFFFGFGHTSPDAFVHSYKDLAVRMEIKAHSGTIYDLTRFKRKTNDLVDQNGQAVLPETLNRIMSGLSRDMYANMFGLDHENVRHGAQEIFKAGGHLGETLFAAASGVNSLRSVLDTLRRQADALFKPRAHSRPVWQNIQNISELNKKLMDKTTRPEDWNKIKSILSDLYKDRQALEQEISDLEAKLHGYDRIYKALPHISKHTHISGQLADLINIPKLSSDFTSKRTRIQTRINSLIQDKDNLEKDAHEYSRQLSSLTVNNHIIGLAPAIEHLYQKISGISDSRENISSIELEINLQTKLLEEKSAFLSRQIDDFNTEEFRIDHRQVRAVEKLVKDLAMNTESLDQIARDIQETQQDQTTCSQQLDSFPSVPDIKQLDSLSDSLSRARELQDQQKQAQSRIKKLTTRINNDLKTLQLWDGDLEQLTELTLPLAETIDVHDQKITQARQDMDYALKEMNDTEQRMEQVQWRLNSLDPDQSLPDPDALSKARALRSQGWEIIKSIWLNNIQEQEKKRKFLDVTGADNLSTGFEYSISRADEIADTLLKNADQVASRAGLLLEIQNLQNTKHRQEAALHQKELEYQQAMTEWTELWTPLKISPLSPREMGAWTSKVKEILIQAQDLHSKSLDMQTVQNQIQTITTDAAQKMRDMDQKIPDDIQLESLSLLLSTVRENAQKLVTDKQNLEYHQNNIQKKLRKLEQKKDELTGQLEKNQAKWHKTMSRLNIDPGQDPEEARDEISIRQEIFQALTQIDKLKTQKQGEEKKCSEFARQTSDLLEQTGLSDETSSAPEMILGNIYQTLKSEQEQLRRKKDLETRLQEVQQKSTQANKEIRVLNGELAILMQEAMVSDPVELPDVEHKSALKKELESELKHLSSQLRELSAGESLKQFMAKALEFDIDELSGIISGIKDHRAEKKSQLEPLIIKITENELKLKSMDGSSDVPELEQQIAEQKAILEDNVQHYVTLKLASDIMAAEIERYRSANQGPVLEKAGQIFQEITLGAFKSIMADYDEKGEPVIKAVKPSGSGLLVEELSDGTRDQLFLALRLSGIYRYLDENPAFPFMADDILVHFDNERSSRTLSTLSQMADKTQVFFFTHHRHLIDLAMNIPENNMVELYELA